One Avibacterium avium genomic window carries:
- a CDS encoding TlpA family protein disulfide reductase: MKLAYLYKKMALTSLISAVIFSLISCKDQSANIGSQAPDLAVFNLQGQKVELQQFAGKKLLLNFWSETCGICIVELKQLQQLAEKYPDNLQILAINIDGERGDTQKSAVKNQLILPIVKDQLNITAERYQLVGTPTSFVLDPTGKILYKFEGLISESKLLALFKDP, encoded by the coding sequence ATGAAACTGGCTTATTTATACAAAAAAATGGCTTTAACGAGCCTAATAAGTGCGGTGATTTTTTCGCTGATTTCTTGCAAAGATCAGTCCGCCAATATTGGCAGCCAAGCCCCTGATTTAGCCGTCTTTAATCTGCAAGGACAAAAAGTAGAATTGCAACAATTTGCTGGCAAGAAATTATTACTGAATTTTTGGTCTGAAACCTGCGGTATTTGCATTGTAGAACTTAAACAATTGCAGCAACTAGCTGAAAAATACCCTGATAATCTGCAAATCCTTGCCATTAATATTGACGGCGAACGAGGCGATACACAAAAAAGTGCGGTGAAAAATCAGCTTATTTTGCCCATCGTGAAAGATCAGCTCAACATCACCGCTGAGCGTTATCAACTGGTTGGCACACCGACATCTTTTGTACTTGATCCCACAGGCAAAATCCTTTATAAATTTGAAGGCTTAATTTCTGAGTCAAAATTACTCGCATTATTTAAGGATCCATAA
- a CDS encoding Fe-S-containing protein, producing the protein MNYYFVFFLQSVLPTALLLGVNWLKYDNLHLKRILWLSLLGLSFGAVGYLQLPASQPVKLGLSIFLMAIFALFYLAHFIRSNKLAYFCQFVLSLAAGVLWARDPNISAITNTDVINTDFILHLSAVIFALIFCFLFAFWLYLLLSQNKTAKKCTALPFLLISLTTLFLLLPLIGEVLLGLMKLQVIDLTKARLSFVAKSSNLISYSNYFIAALTALSLILFALKIHSANKTVVNNTLQPIEKRKKLALLQTSQRTLFWGSLALLTIVSAQLYWDQIASRPPQLSEAKPVTLDKQNRIHIPIEEVKDGKLHRFVWISSDGKAVRFFLINRSSKNLSLAAVFDACILCGDQGYVMEGDQVVCVGCGVRMFIPSIGKPGGCNPVPIEDWQQTDSEVIISKKSLEDGLNYFSTIVELTVKDPVDGTTLKNTTAEHKYNYAGKTYFFANEQNLNAFRDHPENYVAKEENP; encoded by the coding sequence ATGAACTACTACTTCGTTTTTTTCCTTCAATCTGTCTTGCCAACTGCTTTGTTATTAGGCGTAAATTGGCTGAAATATGACAACCTTCATTTAAAACGAATCCTTTGGCTTTCGCTGCTGGGGCTGAGTTTTGGAGCGGTGGGTTATTTGCAACTGCCTGCTTCTCAACCAGTGAAACTGGGGCTAAGTATTTTCTTAATGGCGATTTTTGCGCTGTTTTATCTAGCCCATTTTATCCGTTCAAACAAGCTCGCATATTTTTGCCAATTTGTACTATCCCTTGCCGCAGGTGTGCTATGGGCGCGCGATCCGAATATTTCTGCTATTACCAACACGGACGTAATTAACACGGATTTTATCCTGCACCTAAGTGCGGTGATTTTTGCCCTGATTTTTTGCTTTTTGTTCGCCTTTTGGCTTTATCTTCTGTTAAGCCAAAATAAAACAGCGAAAAAATGCACCGCACTTCCCTTTTTGCTGATTTCGCTCACTACTCTATTTTTACTCTTGCCTTTAATCGGTGAAGTATTACTTGGCTTGATGAAATTACAAGTGATTGATCTCACCAAAGCGCGATTAAGTTTCGTGGCAAAATCCAGCAATTTAATCAGTTATAGCAATTATTTTATCGCCGCACTTACGGCATTAAGCCTGATTTTATTTGCGCTAAAAATCCATTCTGCCAACAAAACCGTGGTAAACAATACGCTTCAACCCATTGAAAAACGGAAAAAATTAGCCCTATTACAAACCAGCCAACGCACGCTTTTCTGGGGAAGCCTCGCCTTATTGACCATTGTTTCTGCGCAGCTTTATTGGGATCAAATCGCTTCTCGCCCACCGCAACTTTCTGAAGCCAAACCTGTTACGCTCGATAAACAAAACCGCATTCATATTCCGATTGAAGAAGTGAAAGACGGCAAGCTACATCGCTTTGTATGGATTTCCAGTGACGGCAAAGCGGTGCGTTTTTTCCTGATCAACCGCTCAAGCAAAAATCTCAGCCTAGCCGCGGTGTTTGACGCTTGCATTTTATGCGGCGATCAAGGCTACGTTATGGAAGGGGATCAAGTGGTTTGTGTGGGCTGTGGCGTGCGAATGTTTATTCCGTCTATCGGCAAACCGGGCGGCTGTAACCCCGTGCCGATTGAAGATTGGCAGCAAACGGACAGCGAAGTGATCATCAGCAAAAAAAGCCTTGAAGACGGCTTAAACTATTTTTCCACCATTGTGGAATTAACGGTGAAAGATCCTGTGGACGGCACAACATTGAAAAATACCACCGCGGAGCATAAATATAATTACGCGGGCAAAACCTATTTCTTTGCCAACGAACAAAATCTCAATGCCTTCCGCGATCACCCTGAAAATTATGTGGCGAAAGAGGAAAATCCCTAA
- the thiP gene encoding thiamine/thiamine pyrophosphate ABC transporter permease ThiP, whose amino-acid sequence MAGGIGVILLLGAFYLFALSAVLNLGNDHQWMTFWQDSYVRHVIAFSFGQAFLSAFLSVLVGLFFARAFFYQDFRGKPLILKLFSLTFVLPALVAVLGLLGIYGHSGWLASLFFALEIDWKPNIYGLSGILIAHLFFNIPLASRLFLQALSSIPNQQRQLSSQLNIRGWQFIRLIELPYLRQQFLPAFTLIFMLCFTSFAIVLTLGGGPAYTTLEVAIYQAILFEFDLPKAAMLALLQCGFCVLLLALSSLFNSKDPSQLNLRHFWREKQTSAVQIWQIFCVSSVLIFLFSPLLYMVVAGLDWQAWQKVAANPQLWRALGYSLSIALCSALFAILFSMALLFLARRLAWQHHRYCANLISNMGMIVLAIPTLVVALGLFIRLQAMDFRPWHLLLIVAFCNGILAMPFVIRTLSVPMYQNMQYERLCQSLGVQGWQRWKWVEWQALNAPMRYAFALACALSLGDFTAIALFGNQDFISLPYLLYQQLGSYRMQEASVTALILLLLCGALFVLIERSQKQDKDKI is encoded by the coding sequence ATGGCAGGGGGAATAGGTGTGATTTTGCTGTTAGGTGCATTTTATCTGTTTGCCTTAAGTGCGGTGTTAAATCTTGGCAATGATCATCAATGGATGACATTTTGGCAAGATAGTTATGTGCGCCACGTTATCGCCTTTAGTTTTGGACAAGCCTTTTTATCGGCGTTTTTATCTGTACTGGTTGGTCTGTTTTTTGCGCGCGCGTTTTTTTACCAAGATTTCCGTGGCAAGCCACTGATTTTAAAATTATTTTCTCTCACCTTCGTTTTGCCTGCCTTGGTGGCGGTGCTAGGTTTGCTCGGGATTTACGGACATTCAGGCTGGCTGGCAAGCTTATTTTTCGCTCTTGAGATTGATTGGAAACCCAATATTTACGGCTTGAGTGGTATTTTGATCGCCCATTTATTTTTTAATATTCCTTTGGCAAGTCGCTTATTTTTGCAGGCGCTTTCAAGCATTCCCAATCAGCAACGGCAGCTCAGTTCACAACTGAATATCCGCGGTTGGCAGTTTATCCGTTTGATCGAATTACCTTATTTACGCCAACAGTTTTTGCCGGCGTTTACTTTAATTTTTATGCTGTGCTTCACCAGTTTTGCCATTGTGCTAACCCTTGGCGGCGGGCCGGCTTACACCACCTTAGAAGTGGCGATTTATCAAGCCATTTTGTTTGAGTTTGATTTGCCGAAAGCCGCAATGCTCGCGTTATTGCAATGCGGGTTTTGCGTACTGCTGCTTGCGCTCAGCAGTTTGTTTAACAGCAAAGATCCGAGCCAGCTTAATTTGCGTCATTTTTGGAGAGAAAAACAAACAAGTGCGGTGCAAATTTGGCAAATTTTTTGTGTCAGCAGTGTGCTGATTTTTCTTTTTTCCCCACTGCTTTATATGGTGGTGGCAGGCTTAGATTGGCAGGCTTGGCAAAAAGTGGCCGCCAATCCCCAGTTATGGCGCGCTTTGGGGTATTCTTTAAGTATCGCTCTATGTTCTGCGTTATTTGCGATTTTATTTTCAATGGCATTACTTTTTTTGGCTCGCCGTTTAGCTTGGCAACATCACCGTTATTGCGCCAATTTAATTAGCAATATGGGAATGATCGTACTTGCGATCCCCACTTTAGTTGTGGCGCTAGGGCTATTTATTCGCTTGCAAGCAATGGATTTTCGACCGTGGCATTTATTGCTGATTGTGGCATTTTGTAATGGCATTTTGGCGATGCCTTTTGTGATCCGCACGCTTTCTGTGCCAATGTATCAAAATATGCAATATGAGCGCCTTTGCCAATCTCTTGGCGTGCAAGGCTGGCAACGCTGGAAATGGGTGGAATGGCAAGCCCTTAACGCCCCAATGCGGTATGCTTTCGCCTTGGCTTGCGCTTTATCTTTGGGGGATTTTACCGCCATTGCGTTATTCGGCAATCAAGATTTTATCTCTCTGCCGTATTTGCTCTATCAGCAATTAGGCTCATATCGTATGCAAGAAGCGAGCGTTACCGCCTTGATTTTATTATTGTTATGTGGCGCTTTATTTGTGCTGATTGAGCGTTCACAAAAGCAGGACAAAGATAAAATTTGA
- the bioB gene encoding biotin synthase BioB, giving the protein MTTTNIQIPSLTPHPTLEYWSVCKVEALFETPFLDLVFRAAQVHRENFNPRAIQLSTLMSIKTGGCPEDCGYCPQSARYQTGVQNQQLLDIEEIVEKAKVAKSRGASRFCMGAAWRGPKPKDIEKITAIIKAVKDLGLETCGTFGLLQDGMAEDLKEAGLDYYNHNIDTAPEHYEKIIGTRQFDDRINTLGKVRKAGLKVCCGGIVGMDETRKERAAFIASLANLDPQPESVPINQLVKVEGTPLAEAAELDWTEFVRTIAVARIVMPKSYVRLSAGRQGMSEEMQAMCFMAGANSIFYGDKLLVTENPEEDGDQLLMAKLDLEPETEENRSVKEESPLFKEVV; this is encoded by the coding sequence ATGACAACCACAAACATTCAAATTCCCTCTTTAACACCGCACCCAACCTTAGAATACTGGTCAGTGTGTAAAGTGGAAGCTTTATTTGAAACGCCTTTTTTAGATCTTGTGTTCCGTGCTGCACAGGTTCATCGTGAGAATTTTAATCCACGCGCGATTCAGCTTTCCACCTTAATGTCGATTAAAACCGGTGGCTGCCCAGAGGATTGTGGTTATTGTCCGCAATCAGCGCGTTATCAAACGGGCGTGCAAAATCAGCAATTGCTTGATATTGAAGAAATTGTGGAAAAAGCCAAAGTGGCAAAATCTCGTGGTGCAAGCCGTTTCTGTATGGGCGCGGCGTGGCGTGGGCCAAAACCTAAGGATATTGAAAAGATCACCGCAATTATCAAAGCGGTGAAAGATCTTGGCTTAGAAACCTGCGGTACATTCGGTTTATTGCAAGATGGAATGGCTGAAGATTTGAAAGAAGCAGGGCTAGATTATTACAACCATAATATCGACACTGCGCCAGAACATTACGAAAAAATCATCGGTACACGCCAATTTGATGATCGCATTAACACCCTTGGCAAAGTGCGTAAAGCTGGCTTAAAAGTCTGCTGTGGTGGGATTGTTGGAATGGACGAAACCCGCAAAGAGCGTGCGGCCTTTATCGCTAGCCTTGCCAACCTTGATCCACAACCAGAATCTGTGCCAATTAACCAATTAGTGAAAGTGGAAGGCACGCCATTGGCAGAAGCGGCAGAATTAGATTGGACAGAATTTGTTCGCACTATCGCCGTTGCGCGTATCGTAATGCCGAAAAGCTATGTGCGTTTATCCGCAGGTCGTCAAGGAATGTCGGAAGAAATGCAAGCAATGTGCTTTATGGCAGGGGCAAATTCCATTTTCTACGGTGATAAATTACTGGTTACCGAAAATCCAGAAGAAGACGGCGATCAACTGCTTATGGCAAAACTCGATCTTGAGCCAGAGACGGAAGAAAATCGTTCAGTAAAAGAAGAAAGCCCTTTGTTCAAAGAAGTAGTGTAA
- the thiQ gene encoding thiamine ABC transporter ATP-binding protein, translated as MIKLDTYFHYPNQPMHFKLHIPAGQRAAIVGASGAGKSTLLNLIAGFELVDKGEIWLNGQNHTFSAPHQRPVSMLFQENNLFTHLTVAQNIALGLKPSLNLSELEKAKVAEVASAVGLGEFLDRLPNALSGGQKQRVALARCLLRDKPILLLDEPFSALDPHLRQEMLHLLDKLCQQKNLTLLIVTHQPDELTGKIDRLLMVENGRISDKPLPELKI; from the coding sequence ATGATTAAACTGGATACTTATTTTCATTACCCCAATCAACCAATGCACTTTAAGCTGCATATCCCCGCAGGACAACGGGCGGCCATTGTGGGGGCGAGTGGGGCAGGCAAAAGCACCTTGCTCAACCTAATTGCAGGATTTGAATTGGTGGACAAAGGGGAAATTTGGCTTAATGGGCAAAATCACACCTTTAGCGCACCCCATCAACGCCCTGTTTCAATGTTGTTCCAAGAGAATAATTTGTTCACCCATTTGACAGTGGCGCAGAACATCGCTTTAGGGCTAAAGCCAAGCCTAAATCTTAGCGAGTTAGAAAAAGCTAAAGTGGCGGAAGTGGCAAGTGCGGTGGGATTAGGGGAGTTTTTAGATCGCTTGCCCAACGCCCTTTCAGGCGGACAAAAACAACGTGTCGCCTTGGCGCGTTGTCTGTTGCGCGATAAACCTATTTTATTGCTTGATGAACCCTTTTCCGCCCTTGATCCCCATTTACGTCAAGAAATGCTGCATTTATTGGACAAGTTATGCCAGCAGAAAAACTTAACCTTGCTTATTGTGACGCATCAACCTGATGAATTAACAGGAAAAATTGATCGCCTTTTGATGGTTGAAAATGGTAGGATTAGTGATAAACCATTACCCGAATTAAAAATTTAA
- a CDS encoding ABC transporter permease, producing the protein MLSRMLLQSWRHGLKRKLLAIMTIFLAAGLVSALLAVSIDIGDKMARELKSYGANILIEPASSAVLSAEINGGNSLSTQDFLDEKELPNVKDIFWRNNIVGFAPLLSAEVEGKNLTQNNTHNISILGTFFDRPIAIPDEDDYHTGQRIISPYWKVQGQWVDDSQKNIGENIPALLGNQLANRTQWKIGDQIQLNYHEGETQRQLNLHIVGILSTGGTEEQQIVLPLSAVQNLLNLSGKVQAIKVSALTVPENKLSRKARDNPDALAAEEYDRWYCTAYVSSISHQLEEAISGAVVRPIWQVAASEGVVIEKIQLLLAVVTVAALVAAAMGIASLMTTTIIERSKEIGLMKALGAYQWQIVLLFYCEAIISALLGGALGCVAGWGLAKFIGITLFGSPLDFAWIVVPCVLVLSMIIALIGTWFPAHRIAQLYPVEVLYGRQ; encoded by the coding sequence ATGCTCAGTCGAATGTTATTGCAATCTTGGCGGCACGGTTTAAAACGCAAATTGCTCGCCATTATGACGATTTTTCTTGCCGCAGGGCTGGTTTCTGCCCTGCTTGCGGTGTCCATTGATATTGGCGATAAAATGGCGCGCGAGCTGAAATCCTATGGCGCGAATATTTTGATTGAACCAGCCAGCAGTGCGGTGCTTTCCGCAGAAATAAACGGCGGAAATAGCCTTTCCACGCAGGATTTTTTAGATGAAAAAGAATTGCCTAATGTGAAAGATATTTTCTGGCGTAATAACATTGTGGGCTTTGCGCCACTACTCAGTGCAGAAGTGGAAGGCAAAAATCTGACGCAGAACAATACCCATAATATCAGTATTTTAGGCACTTTTTTCGATCGTCCCATTGCTATTCCTGATGAAGATGACTACCACACCGGGCAACGCATTATTAGCCCTTATTGGAAAGTGCAAGGGCAATGGGTGGACGATAGCCAGAAAAATATTGGCGAAAATATCCCCGCACTTTTAGGCAATCAATTAGCCAATCGCACGCAGTGGAAAATCGGTGATCAAATTCAACTGAATTATCACGAGGGCGAAACGCAACGCCAGCTTAATCTTCATATTGTCGGGATTTTAAGCACCGGTGGCACGGAAGAACAGCAGATCGTGCTGCCCTTAAGTGCGGTGCAAAATTTGTTAAATTTATCTGGCAAAGTGCAAGCGATCAAGGTTTCCGCACTTACCGTGCCAGAAAATAAACTTTCGCGCAAAGCCAGAGATAACCCTGATGCCTTAGCCGCCGAAGAATACGATCGCTGGTATTGCACCGCTTATGTGTCTTCGATTTCTCATCAGTTAGAAGAAGCCATTTCAGGTGCAGTCGTTCGCCCAATTTGGCAAGTTGCGGCTTCTGAAGGGGTGGTAATTGAAAAAATCCAGCTCTTGCTCGCGGTGGTAACCGTGGCGGCATTAGTCGCTGCGGCGATGGGGATTGCTTCACTGATGACCACCACCATTATTGAACGGAGTAAAGAAATTGGCTTGATGAAAGCCCTTGGCGCTTACCAATGGCAAATTGTCTTACTATTTTATTGCGAAGCCATTATCAGCGCCCTACTCGGTGGTGCGCTTGGTTGCGTAGCCGGTTGGGGACTAGCCAAATTTATCGGCATTACCCTATTCGGCTCGCCTTTAGATTTCGCTTGGATCGTGGTGCCTTGCGTGTTGGTGCTGTCAATGATCATTGCCTTAATCGGCACTTGGTTTCCCGCCCATCGCATTGCCCAGCTTTATCCTGTGGAGGTGCTGTATGGCCGCCAATAA
- a CDS encoding c-type cytochrome, which produces MKKTFTLLLLSALPLSGLANQSAEMLEHSQKIFNRSCAMCHGKQGERSALNQSAIINSLKTEEIITALEKRKAGEIVGAGNAAKSRLSENDIKGLAEYIPSLKP; this is translated from the coding sequence ATGAAAAAAACCTTTACTCTACTTTTACTTTCCGCCTTACCGTTATCTGGCTTGGCCAATCAAAGTGCAGAAATGCTCGAACATAGCCAAAAAATCTTTAACCGCTCTTGCGCAATGTGCCACGGTAAACAAGGTGAACGTTCCGCATTAAATCAATCAGCCATCATCAACAGCCTAAAAACAGAAGAAATTATCACCGCACTTGAAAAACGCAAAGCGGGCGAAATTGTTGGTGCAGGCAACGCGGCAAAATCGCGCTTAAGTGAAAATGACATCAAGGGCCTTGCGGAATATATTCCTAGCTTAAAACCCTAA
- a CDS encoding ABC transporter ATP-binding protein — translation MEKYVIETQHLYKRFGQVTALEDINIQIAEGEFVAIMGASGSGKTTLMNILTGLDTASAGKVILDGVDAAQLDETGRQRFRAEKIGLVFQQFHLIPYLTALENVMLAQHYHSVVDEEAAKAVLAQVGLAHRFDHRPSQLSGGEQQRVCIARALVNQPPVIFADEPTGNLDEKNEKLVLDLLTELNQQGRTIVMVTHNPELGKLTNRTIFLQHGKFLREEING, via the coding sequence ATGGAAAAATACGTTATTGAAACCCAACATTTATATAAACGCTTTGGGCAAGTAACCGCCCTTGAAGACATTAATATCCAAATCGCTGAGGGGGAATTTGTTGCCATAATGGGGGCATCAGGCTCAGGCAAAACCACACTGATGAACATTCTCACCGGGCTTGATACGGCAAGCGCGGGCAAAGTGATTTTAGATGGAGTAGACGCCGCTCAACTCGATGAAACGGGTCGCCAACGTTTTCGTGCAGAAAAAATTGGCTTGGTATTCCAACAATTCCATTTAATCCCTTACTTGACTGCGCTGGAAAATGTGATGCTTGCGCAGCATTATCACAGCGTTGTCGATGAAGAAGCTGCCAAAGCAGTCTTAGCGCAAGTGGGTTTAGCACACCGTTTTGATCACCGCCCAAGCCAGCTTTCGGGTGGTGAACAGCAACGGGTTTGTATCGCTCGCGCCTTGGTTAATCAGCCCCCAGTGATTTTTGCTGATGAACCCACCGGCAACCTTGATGAAAAAAATGAAAAACTGGTGCTAGATTTGCTCACAGAACTCAATCAGCAAGGGCGAACGATCGTAATGGTAACGCATAATCCCGAACTGGGTAAGCTCACCAACCGCACTATTTTCCTACAACACGGAAAATTTTTGCGCGAAGAAATTAATGGCTAA
- a CDS encoding iron transporter, with product MKKTFVAATLLAGILTAPSALAFKEYPIGEAVTMNGMEIAAVYLQPIDMEPRGMGLSAKDSDIHLEADIHATKGNDNGFGEGEWMPYLTIAYTLVNTDTGEKQEGTFMPMVAGDGPHYGANVKMMGVGNYKVTYHIDPPSKAGMHRHTDSETGVGRWWKPFDVSYEFKFTGLK from the coding sequence ATGAAAAAAACATTCGTTGCAGCGACTTTATTAGCAGGAATTTTAACTGCCCCTTCAGCCCTTGCCTTCAAAGAATACCCAATTGGTGAAGCAGTAACAATGAATGGTATGGAAATTGCTGCCGTTTATTTACAACCTATTGATATGGAACCGCGTGGAATGGGTTTATCTGCTAAGGACTCAGACATTCACCTTGAAGCAGATATTCACGCTACCAAAGGCAACGACAACGGTTTTGGCGAAGGCGAATGGATGCCATATTTAACCATCGCCTACACCTTGGTAAACACCGACACTGGTGAAAAACAAGAAGGCACATTTATGCCAATGGTCGCAGGCGATGGCCCACATTATGGCGCAAATGTAAAAATGATGGGCGTGGGTAACTACAAAGTCACCTACCACATCGATCCCCCATCAAAAGCGGGTATGCACCGCCACACCGACAGCGAAACAGGCGTAGGCCGTTGGTGGAAACCTTTTGATGTAAGCTATGAGTTTAAATTTACTGGGTTGAAATAA
- the thiB gene encoding thiamine ABC transporter substrate binding subunit, with protein sequence MQFKKSFSLTFLTALFSTNLMAAQSPENVQVYTYDSFSADWGAGPKVKALFEQAHPQCQVNYVPFDSTGVMFNRIRLEGKKSKADIVLGLDQTMLEEARKTQLFAENNVPTEQLSLPVKWQDKVFLPYDFGAYAFVYHKEKLPNPPKSLKELVDNQQLRVIYQDPRTSGVGRGLVILMNEVYGDDVGAAWKKLASHTVTVGKGWSETYGAFLKGEADLVFSYNTSPLYHLLNDKDANYAATDFAEGQVLQIETAARMANHPNACADAFMQFLISPQAQSQISQKNVMFAVIDEKIEPNFDALKQAQQSKTTLGSGVNAEQLKQWTNTWQASLTQ encoded by the coding sequence ATGCAATTCAAAAAATCTTTTTCTCTTACTTTTCTTACCGCACTTTTTAGTACCAACCTTATGGCGGCACAAAGCCCGGAAAATGTGCAAGTTTACACTTATGATAGTTTTAGTGCAGATTGGGGCGCAGGCCCAAAAGTGAAAGCCTTGTTTGAGCAAGCTCACCCACAATGTCAGGTAAATTATGTGCCTTTTGATAGCACTGGCGTGATGTTTAACCGTATTCGCCTTGAAGGGAAAAAGAGCAAAGCGGATATTGTGTTAGGCTTAGATCAAACAATGCTTGAGGAAGCAAGAAAAACACAATTATTTGCCGAAAATAACGTGCCAACGGAACAACTTTCCTTGCCAGTGAAGTGGCAAGACAAGGTGTTCTTACCTTATGATTTTGGTGCTTATGCCTTTGTTTATCATAAAGAAAAATTACCAAATCCACCAAAAAGCCTAAAAGAATTAGTGGATAACCAACAACTTCGCGTCATTTACCAAGATCCGCGCACCAGCGGCGTGGGACGTGGGTTAGTGATCTTAATGAATGAAGTTTATGGTGATGATGTGGGCGCTGCGTGGAAAAAACTCGCTAGCCATACCGTTACTGTAGGCAAAGGCTGGTCGGAAACCTATGGCGCATTTTTAAAAGGCGAAGCGGATTTAGTGTTTAGCTATAACACATCACCGCTTTATCACTTATTAAATGATAAAGATGCCAATTACGCCGCCACGGATTTTGCGGAAGGACAAGTATTACAAATTGAAACCGCGGCACGAATGGCAAATCACCCGAATGCTTGTGCTGATGCCTTTATGCAATTTTTGATTTCACCGCAGGCACAAAGCCAAATTTCACAAAAAAATGTGATGTTTGCCGTAATTGATGAAAAAATTGAGCCTAACTTTGATGCCTTAAAACAAGCGCAGCAAAGCAAAACTACCTTGGGTAGTGGTGTCAATGCAGAACAATTAAAACAATGGACGAACACTTGGCAAGCCAGCTTAACACAATAA
- a CDS encoding ABC transporter permease, whose translation MFWRLIINALRLRLQRVMIIFAALTVGASIVTAMAAVYFDINTKMSQELRTFGANFYIGSNSSGLMNEKDFNQILSQAPQGLITAASPYLYGVARADLEKVVIMGVWFDAMRTLSPYWQITGSPIGVNFDDRNAMIGKSLAQRLNLNFGDKITLNKGAEKHHFTIKAIVESGDATDNMLIVNLEFAQQWLDKTGLITNALLNVKNDQGQVSQFAQQLQQQYPDLAIRPILKVSASEGQILDKIKGLMGLISVVILILATLCVNTTLIAIVGERAKEFALQKALGAKQQDIIKQIGTEILLIAFCAIIVGLILGYLLAQILGITVFKAYIDLRLPVIPITILLSLTVAFVAVIVPTRRALEIQTANVLKGE comes from the coding sequence ATGTTTTGGCGTTTAATTATCAATGCCTTACGCCTGCGCTTGCAACGGGTGATGATTATTTTCGCGGCACTCACCGTTGGCGCCAGTATTGTTACCGCAATGGCCGCGGTGTATTTCGACATCAACACCAAAATGAGCCAAGAACTGCGCACCTTTGGTGCAAATTTTTACATCGGTTCAAACAGCAGTGGCTTGATGAACGAAAAAGACTTCAACCAAATTCTCAGCCAAGCACCGCAAGGCTTAATTACGGCCGCCAGCCCTTATCTTTATGGCGTGGCACGGGCAGATTTAGAAAAAGTGGTGATAATGGGCGTGTGGTTTGATGCAATGCGAACTCTTTCCCCTTATTGGCAAATCACAGGATCACCCATTGGGGTGAATTTTGATGATCGCAACGCGATGATCGGCAAATCCCTTGCCCAACGGTTAAACCTGAACTTTGGCGATAAAATCACCTTGAACAAAGGGGCAGAAAAGCACCACTTCACCATTAAAGCCATTGTAGAAAGTGGTGATGCCACGGACAATATGCTGATTGTCAATCTTGAATTTGCCCAGCAATGGCTAGATAAAACAGGCTTAATCACTAATGCGCTTCTGAATGTGAAAAACGATCAGGGGCAAGTGAGCCAATTTGCACAACAATTACAACAGCAATATCCTGATTTAGCCATTCGCCCGATCTTGAAAGTATCCGCCTCTGAGGGGCAAATTTTGGATAAAATCAAAGGCTTAATGGGCTTGATTTCAGTGGTGATTTTGATTCTCGCCACCCTTTGCGTGAACACTACCTTAATTGCCATTGTTGGCGAACGGGCGAAAGAATTTGCGCTACAAAAAGCTTTAGGCGCAAAACAACAAGATATTATTAAACAAATTGGCACAGAAATTTTACTCATCGCATTTTGCGCTATCATCGTGGGGCTAATTTTAGGGTATTTACTGGCACAAATTCTCGGTATCACCGTGTTTAAAGCCTATATTGATTTGCGCTTGCCGGTGATTCCAATCACAATTCTGCTCTCACTCACTGTGGCTTTTGTTGCCGTGATTGTGCCAACGCGCCGTGCTTTAGAAATTCAAACTGCCAACGTTTTAAAAGGCGAATAA